A window of Peptococcaceae bacterium contains these coding sequences:
- a CDS encoding DEAD/DEAH box helicase, protein MNGGSWILDSIGADKKREVHNEATRRRLASTLGVGVPTVVSDNKLRFVANALELRVFDLLESDDTEALRVAAAEAFQVARALPLPDKPLQKASELVRIGCLGVLGDRNPDVRRLLSTFNTQSIYHNSANWGDQVSATVLDIWIRLLRKQGWEDLDGVQSGIAELRAKQREREPDFLEEAERRKDARPAWELMSQYHLAKAAEILGTYFCQGSIEGHYDVRQQLEAQFDRAITMAAKGQLMERETFARLLARTARAMIDNSIWTVTRAVNSRVTKFVQSVVSRNRKQPIFEMLPPQRRTLREEGLLGSGHRSVVVSLPTSSGKTFIAEFRILQALNQFDHERGWVAYLAPTRALVNQLTIRLRRDFSPLDVIVEKVSPALEVDGIEADMLTDRDEGRQFRILVTTPEKLDLLVRGGWEEKIGRPLTLVVVDEAHGLASQARGLKLELLLATINRECRYAQFLLLTPFIPNAQDIARWLSPDSNKSIELGIEWSPNDRVISIARPVRGEKRRGFGIRLETQHTTRNTLSIPETLELGDEGPLGLSWSDVSGSPGKLAAATAQVLQRRGTVIVLVNTPRNSWSVANAFKVAENRLTDADPDLTHILQFLADEMGQDFPLISLLEFGVGVHHAGLSEDTRTLVEWLTEQGKLRVLVATTTIAQGVNFPVSGVVFASHQYPYGQDMPPEDFWNIAGRAGRVDQEDIGNIVLAGNNDAKTEQLREFINRSVGVLNSTLIEMVQQVAESGSLLQLQTLASQPGWSSFLQYLAHTYRQIGNHERFAAEVEQVLRGTLGFQALRRSHKGWADKLVQGVYNYAERIKGKPLNLVDATGFSWESVANTLVRLNQARVTSEVWTPDLFTTRRDDLRRMMGVLLEVPELREQLKEVTGGPKPDGDTLARIICDWVQGRPLTDMAAEYFTKEGGGTDPIDAMTRCCQSIFGRLTQTASWGLAALQSLTLHGSFETMTEEERKALRNLPARVYYGVNSDEALALRLLGVPRMAAAPLARTLGIRGSEPLNKIRAKLRAADVKTWQEVLGERGKSYHHVWSIIEGEL, encoded by the coding sequence ATGAACGGCGGTTCGTGGATACTTGACTCGATTGGCGCTGACAAAAAGCGCGAGGTTCACAATGAAGCGACCCGCCGGCGGCTCGCATCGACTCTCGGCGTCGGCGTCCCCACGGTCGTCTCGGACAATAAGCTTCGCTTTGTTGCGAATGCCTTGGAATTGCGTGTCTTTGATCTGCTGGAATCAGATGACACGGAGGCCCTGCGTGTAGCCGCGGCTGAGGCGTTCCAGGTGGCGAGGGCACTGCCGCTTCCAGACAAGCCGCTACAGAAGGCGTCTGAGTTGGTCCGCATCGGTTGTCTGGGGGTGTTGGGCGATCGGAACCCTGATGTCCGGAGGTTGCTGTCAACATTTAATACGCAATCCATTTACCATAATTCGGCTAACTGGGGTGATCAAGTCAGCGCAACGGTGTTGGACATCTGGATCAGGCTTCTGCGCAAACAGGGTTGGGAGGATCTCGACGGCGTGCAGTCAGGCATTGCGGAGCTTCGGGCAAAGCAGCGGGAACGAGAGCCCGACTTCCTTGAGGAGGCTGAGCGCCGAAAGGACGCACGTCCTGCCTGGGAGCTGATGTCGCAGTACCACCTTGCAAAGGCAGCGGAAATCTTGGGCACCTATTTCTGCCAGGGCTCGATCGAAGGGCATTACGACGTTCGCCAGCAGCTTGAGGCTCAGTTCGATCGCGCCATCACAATGGCGGCGAAGGGCCAGTTGATGGAGCGCGAGACGTTTGCCCGCCTGCTGGCTCGCACTGCCCGGGCCATGATTGACAACAGTATTTGGACCGTCACGCGGGCAGTGAACAGTCGTGTGACAAAGTTTGTACAATCAGTCGTCTCACGCAACCGCAAACAGCCGATTTTTGAAATGCTACCACCTCAGCGGCGCACGCTTCGCGAAGAGGGCCTTTTGGGCTCCGGGCATCGCTCTGTTGTCGTCAGCCTGCCCACATCAAGTGGCAAGACGTTTATTGCAGAGTTCCGGATCCTGCAGGCACTCAACCAGTTCGATCACGAGCGGGGCTGGGTAGCCTACCTTGCGCCAACGAGAGCGCTGGTGAATCAGCTTACGATTCGCCTCCGTCGTGATTTTTCACCGCTGGACGTAATTGTTGAAAAAGTCAGCCCCGCCCTAGAGGTTGACGGAATTGAAGCGGACATGCTTACCGATAGGGACGAGGGACGACAGTTCCGCATTCTCGTTACAACGCCTGAGAAGCTCGATCTATTGGTGCGTGGAGGATGGGAGGAAAAGATTGGGCGGCCTTTGACGCTGGTTGTAGTGGACGAGGCGCATGGACTTGCGTCACAAGCCCGAGGTCTCAAGCTGGAGCTTTTGCTGGCCACTATAAACAGGGAATGCCGATACGCGCAATTTCTACTTCTCACGCCATTCATCCCCAACGCTCAGGACATTGCCCGCTGGCTGTCGCCCGACAGCAACAAGAGTATCGAGTTAGGCATCGAGTGGAGTCCGAACGACCGCGTCATCTCCATTGCTCGTCCTGTGCGAGGTGAGAAGCGACGTGGCTTCGGGATTCGGCTCGAAACACAGCACACGACCCGAAACACATTGAGCATACCTGAGACGCTGGAGCTTGGGGACGAAGGGCCCCTCGGTTTGTCTTGGTCCGATGTGTCTGGCTCGCCAGGGAAGCTTGCTGCCGCGACCGCGCAGGTTTTGCAGCGTCGTGGGACGGTGATCGTGCTCGTCAACACGCCTCGGAACAGTTGGAGTGTGGCCAATGCGTTCAAGGTCGCTGAGAACCGGTTAACGGATGCTGACCCGGACCTTACCCACATCCTGCAGTTTCTTGCTGACGAGATGGGCCAGGACTTCCCTCTCATTTCCTTGCTCGAGTTTGGTGTCGGTGTCCACCACGCCGGACTCTCCGAGGATACCCGTACACTCGTCGAGTGGCTCACCGAGCAAGGCAAGCTGAGAGTGCTCGTCGCTACGACAACGATTGCCCAGGGGGTGAACTTTCCTGTATCAGGGGTCGTGTTCGCAAGCCATCAGTATCCGTACGGCCAGGACATGCCGCCCGAGGACTTTTGGAATATCGCGGGACGAGCTGGGCGTGTGGACCAGGAAGATATCGGGAACATAGTGCTCGCCGGAAATAACGATGCCAAAACAGAGCAGCTTAGAGAGTTTATCAATCGTTCTGTTGGAGTGCTCAATTCTACACTCATTGAGATGGTGCAGCAGGTCGCCGAGAGCGGGAGCCTTCTGCAACTCCAGACGTTAGCTTCGCAGCCTGGCTGGTCATCGTTCCTGCAGTACTTGGCGCACACGTACCGTCAGATTGGAAACCATGAACGCTTCGCTGCAGAGGTGGAGCAGGTGCTGCGCGGAACCCTGGGTTTCCAGGCGTTACGCAGGAGTCACAAGGGCTGGGCGGACAAGCTGGTTCAGGGCGTCTACAACTACGCCGAACGCATCAAGGGTAAGCCGTTGAACCTCGTCGACGCGACGGGTTTCTCGTGGGAGTCGGTCGCCAACACCCTTGTCCGCCTGAACCAGGCGCGCGTGACGAGCGAGGTCTGGACCCCTGACCTGTTTACTACGCGCCGTGACGATCTCCGGCGAATGATGGGAGTCCTTCTTGAGGTCCCGGAGCTCCGCGAACAACTCAAGGAGGTGACAGGTGGACCCAAACCCGATGGCGACACGCTCGCGCGCATCATCTGCGATTGGGTGCAGGGTCGCCCGCTTACCGATATGGCGGCTGAATACTTCACAAAGGAAGGCGGTGGCACCGACCCGATTGATGCCATGACTCGGTGCTGCCAAAGCATATTCGGCCGTCTGACGCAGACTGCATCATGGGGTCTTGCCGCGTTGCAGTCGCTTACGCTTCATGGTTCGTTTGAGACCATGACGGAGGAAGAGCGGAAAGCTTTGAGAAACCTGCCGGCACGCGTGTACTACGGAGTAAACTCCGATGAAGCACTGGCCCTACGGCTACTAGGCGTTCCGCGTATGGCCGCAGCCCCGCTCGCGCGAACGCTTGGCATTAGGGGCTCCGAACCACTCAACAAAATACGGGCGAAGCTTCGCGCTGCAGATGTCAAAACGTGGCAAGAGGTACTCGGTGAGCGTGGCAAGAGCTATCATCACGTCTGGTCGATCATCGAGGGGGAATTATGA